The genomic region tacacttgtaaggagtgtagaatgagatttttggagtgccaataacacttccctataaAAATAACCagctaataaattaaaaaactggGCACACCATGGTCCCAACAATTAAATGGCTCCAATGACAAACAGTCAGCTTGCTCATGAGCTTATCCAATCCAAGACACTAGACATCTTCGGTCTTCAAAATTCAGAATTTCAGATAACGCGTTTATGTCATATGAATATTAGTGAGTTGCACTAGGTTCAAATTTACTCATTTAGTGAGGGGTCTcgcaaataaaattttatttgaaagacgtcttacataattttttaaaaaagacCCTATAAAATAGAGGTTTACAATAACAACTATCAAGTTTTATCCTATTAAGTGAAGTCGATTTTATGAATCATAAAATGCACTGGACTCAACTTTGTGTCAAGTAttccgttagctccaagtacttcatattttttttacagtCTCTTTCAGAGTTTTCCTAGATCTTCCTCTACTCTTTTTTTCTTGAGGTTACATTTCATAATCGCAACTCTGATCAAAGCAATTGTAAGTCTCTGGTTCACGTGTCCAAACCATCttaactgattttctctcatcttatcttcaattgcggTCACTTCTACTTTACCTCAAATATTCTCATCAAACATCTAACGAAGCATTTTTATCTCCGCTACACTCATTTTTTGCATATGTGCTAACACATAAACGATTAACATCTTAAGATACAATGTGGGTGTGGGCTTTACAAAATGCCCTTCAATGATTCCAACCGTTATAGCAGGCAACTTGACAGAGTCATTACTATCTTTAGAAAAAGACAACCCAACTGGACGTCTTTGTGCGGAGAAATAAAAAGAATCAGCTACCCTTTTCGCCTAAAGGGCGATCCACAGCATGTAGCTGGAAAGTTTTGACCCACTCCCCTTCGTTGACTAACAAAGGAACATCAATGGAGATTTccttcaagaagaagaagatagggCCATGGCGTTCCAAACTTTGGATAAAAATCAACACGCCTAAACAGTTTTTTGAAATTCCACGAGACTATATATACGTAGAGCTTCATCCCAAATTATTCACCCAAAGTTCTGAATTGCATGATTATTCTGCAAAAgcatataatatatatcatgAGGACGGTCCAATATACATCTTCTCTTCTCTATTCTCTGCTGATTATGTTATTTTTCGTTCAAATTCAAGCACAACCCAACTGTTCGTCTTCGTGCGGAGAAATAAAAAACATCAGCTACCCTTTTCGCCTAAAGGGCGATCCATCCGGCTGTGGTGACTCCGATTACGAGCTCTCTTGTGTCGACAACAAAGCCATCCTAGAGATATTCCCCGGGAAATACTACGTGCACAATATTTCCTACTATGATCAAACAATCCGGTTGGTCGACGTCAACTTTGCAAACGGAAGCTGCGGCCTTCCGTCTGGTCCTGTCGAAACAACGGACGGCTACGTCCGGGATGTTCGATTCAGGGGATACGGGTTGAACCCAGGAAGTCGTTTCCGGTTCGTCAAGTGCTCAACAAACATCAGCAGCGTGCCGGAAGCTGCTAATCACACAACGGTTCCTTGCTTGACAAGAAACGGGACTTACGTCTACGCCGTTTATGATGGCGATTACTCGTATTATGAACCTCAAAAGTCATGCTCTGTCATTTCGTTGGCTCCTGTCGATCTTCGTAAAGATGTTGCGAAGTTCAATTCTTATGAGGCCGTCATGGAACTACTGAAAGCTGGCTTTGAAATTGGATGGTCAGTTAAGTGCAGAGATTGCTCTTTGGCTGGTAAACAATGCGTAGTAAAATCAATGGATAAACCACTCATCTATATCTGTGCAAAAGGTCGGTTCCTACATTACCTTTTAagtggtttaaattcgtctgTTAAATTTCCTAAAATTCTTCAAAGCATGTTTTACCGTTAATTACGcaatttattttcacagttCGAATTCGTAACATATGATCAATTGCACTTTATGTCTCTTGATTATGTTTTCTCTTCCCTAACgttgcactttttttttaatgcagaAT from Pyrus communis chromosome 4, drPyrComm1.1, whole genome shotgun sequence harbors:
- the LOC137730495 gene encoding LEAF RUST 10 DISEASE-RESISTANCEUS RECEPTOR-LIKE PROTEIN KINASE-like 2.1; this encodes MIILQKHIIYIMRTVQYTSSLLYSLLIMLFFVQIQAQPNCSSSCGEIKNISYPFRLKGDPSGCGDSDYELSCVDNKAILEIFPGKYYVHNISYYDQTIRLVDVNFANGSCGLPSGPVETTDGYVRDVRFRGYGLNPGSRFRFVKCSTNISSVPEAANHTTVPCLTRNGTYVYAVYDGDYSYYEPQKSCSVISLAPVDLRKDVAKFNSYEAVMELLKAGFEIGWSVKCRDCSLAGKQCVVKSMDKPLIYICAKEYKELTRAEGNWIIAAIVVGGLIALGVIIGIIVVVIRRCRRRPNAADNTNKNLQNRIDA